From Marmota flaviventris isolate mMarFla1 chromosome X, mMarFla1.hap1, whole genome shotgun sequence, the proteins below share one genomic window:
- the LOC114107172 gene encoding heat shock transcription factor, X-linked member 3-like, whose amino-acid sequence MASESVKEHSEIQVASLVSEEPASKPLSHPSPDPKVDSGQGLDGYDDQALSQDPGSQESQPLEEPSQPPEEPSRPETSEEGTENLLGLSFPRKLWAIVEDDTFKSVCWGGEGDIVVIEADLFQREVLGRRGAERIFETDSLKNFIRQLNLYGFSKIRPKDASAYSQGKKRMMIYRNSNFQKDKPGLLENIRKKGEARSSAQRGTCIPTPLKNPAAGRESGASSAKKKKLVCTRCSPSFHHEVKAEHELPQREALDHQALRGTQPFMPSGLWAMSSVSEQPLENQLPQEPSSPDGEGTSEDGTPSSQATAGMEGEGEVPRGPQGYPDCCSVMSLYNTCYSILLAALSAMSPREPPEDGEGEGEGQREGEEEVQEGSSDYKCVFCEQFKDNTGP is encoded by the exons ATGGCCAGTGAGAGTGTCAAAGAGCACTCTGAAATCCAGGTGGCCTCGTTGGTCAGCGAAGAGCCAGCGAGCAAGCCCCTATCTCATCCTTCACCTGATCCCAAGGTGGATTCGGGACAGGGTTTGGACGGGTATGATGACCAAGCCCTGAGCCAAGATCCCGGCTCCCAAGAGAGCCAGCCACTGGAAGAACCGAGCCAGCCACCAGAAG AACCGAGCCGGCCGGAGACCAGCGAGGAAGGCACTGAGAACCTTCTCGGGCTCTCCTTCCCCAGAAAGCTTTGGGCAATAGTGGAGGATGACACCTTCAAGTCTGTGTGCTGGGGTGGCGAAGGAGACATCGTGGTCATCGAGGCTGACCTTTTCCAGAGAGAGGTCCTTGGCCGGAGGGGCGCAGAGAGGATTTTTGAAACTGACAGTCTGAAGAATTTCATTCGCCAGCTGAACCTCTATGGATTCAGCAAGATCCGCCCAAAAGATGCATCAGCTTACTCTCAGGGGAAGAAGAGAATGATG aTCTACCGCAACTCCAATTTCCAGAAAGACAAGCCAGGGCTCCTGGAAAACATCCGTAAAAAAGGAGAAGCAAGAAGCTCTGCTCAGCGTGGGACCTGCATACCAACGCCACTGAAGAACCCGGCTGCTGGGCGAGAGAGTGGCGCATCATCTGCCAAGAAAAAGAAGCTGGTCTGTACCAGATGCTCCCCAAGCTTCCACCATGAGGTCAAGGCAGAGCACGAGCTGCCCCAGAGGGAAGCCCTGGACCACCAGGCGCTCAGAGGCACACAGCCCTTCATGCCCTCTGGGCTGTGGGCGATGAGCAGTGTCTCTGAACAACCCCTGGAAAACCAGCTCCCGCAGGAGCCAAGCAGCCCTGATGGGGAGGGCACCTCTGAAGACGGCACACCTTCGTCCCAAGCTACTGCTGGAATGGAAGGCGAGGGGGAAGTGCCCAGAGGCCCCCAGGGTTACCCTGATTGTTGCTCAGTCATGTCTTTGTACAACACTTGTTACTCCATCCTGCTGGCCGCCCTCTCAGCCATGTCCCCAAGGGAGCCCCCAGAGGATggtgaaggtgaaggtgaaggCCAACGtgagggtgaggaggaggtgCAGGAGGGCTCCTCAGATTACAAATGTGTATTCTGTGAGCAGTTCAAGGACAACACAGGTCCTTGA